From Pseudomonas sp. FP2335, the proteins below share one genomic window:
- a CDS encoding arsenic resistance protein gives MTRDTLEHHQIPLYFITVLLAATFGLLAPSSANGLGALVTPAIAVLMYAMFLQIPFLKLRQGWGNKRFLSALLLVNFILVPLLVWALTRGLVAHPALLLGALLVLLTPCIDYVVVFTHMGKGDSRLMLAATPVLLLVQLALLPVYLGLMLGPQSGVVVEAGPFVEAFLMLIVVPMVLAVGTTALARSSTVINAWNNAWAWLPVPAMALVLFVVIASQITAVVRDFSLLLPVIPVYLGFLLLAPLMGALAARVCALPALTARAVTFSASTRNSLVVLPLALALPEGVRGLAATAVILQTLIELVGELIYVRLIPALVWPVRR, from the coding sequence ATGACCCGCGACACCCTCGAACACCATCAGATCCCCCTCTACTTCATCACGGTCCTCCTGGCAGCCACCTTCGGCCTGCTCGCGCCCTCATCGGCCAATGGCCTTGGCGCACTGGTCACACCTGCCATCGCCGTGCTGATGTACGCGATGTTCCTGCAAATCCCGTTTCTGAAGCTGCGCCAGGGCTGGGGCAACAAACGCTTCCTGTCGGCTTTGCTGCTGGTCAATTTCATCCTGGTGCCGTTGCTGGTGTGGGCGTTGACCCGTGGCTTGGTCGCGCACCCGGCGCTATTGCTGGGTGCGTTGCTGGTGTTGCTGACGCCGTGCATCGATTACGTGGTGGTGTTTACCCATATGGGTAAGGGCGACTCGCGGCTGATGCTGGCGGCGACGCCGGTGTTGTTGCTGGTGCAGTTGGCGCTGTTGCCGGTGTACCTGGGGTTGATGCTGGGGCCGCAGTCTGGGGTGGTGGTCGAGGCGGGGCCTTTCGTCGAGGCGTTCCTGATGTTGATTGTGGTGCCGATGGTGTTGGCGGTGGGCACCACGGCGCTGGCGCGCAGCTCGACCGTTATCAATGCGTGGAACAACGCCTGGGCCTGGTTGCCGGTGCCGGCCATGGCGCTGGTGTTGTTCGTGGTGATCGCCTCGCAGATCACTGCGGTGGTGCGTGATTTCAGCCTGTTGCTGCCGGTGATTCCGGTCTACCTGGGCTTCCTGTTGCTGGCGCCGCTGATGGGCGCTTTGGCGGCGCGTGTCTGTGCGTTGCCGGCGTTGACGGCGCGTGCGGTGACGTTCAGCGCATCGACACGCAACTCGTTGGTGGTGTTGCCCTTGGCGCTGGCCCTGCCCGAGGGTGTACGCGGGTTGGCGGCGACGGCGGTGATCCTGCAAACCCTGATCGAGTTGGTCGGTGAATTGATCTATGTGCGTCTGATCCCGGCGTTGGTATGGCCCGTGCGTCGGTAA
- a CDS encoding glycosyltransferase family 39 protein: MDHHNRFRLESLGIFLLASLLFTLGIWDQQPQGFDGRWALFLQEIFRHGASFFPTTYGQPYADYPGTATFFSFVFARLFGAPNHLANILPTALASAGTVALIYRLLVPSSRQWALLTVLLTLLTAQLLDKSRSVCLDQMVSLLCVGSFYLLHTGERLGSRWRQLAVFPLFVLGFAIRGPLGLIEVCGVVCVYWALSRPGQRVRQVLIHGVVGVLLLAACWWLLVKLARISGGDAFADEVFKMQVGGRLDESGEPFYFYFQLSVYRYFPVVPLALATLIALRHRWSERFVNDDVQMVVRLGACGLMILLGLSVPHFKRAYYILPMVPMFAAVAAYGLLQAQGWLVGVRRCYEWLVVALPALCVVVVFVCRHGWQKHGYWPDVSLPLLIGALLVLQVAAVIAWRRLVGLSAIALAAQWLLLVAVIGPAKDLQFDTRTFVGEVEALRVKQPGPLVFVNLGRDTWAVRYMMNLDHDEQPLFVAGSEVERLATLPKPAWVIVARKETKLLAGTPLEHQAPVYSGRLNDNPLMVFLLE; this comes from the coding sequence ATGGATCACCACAACCGTTTTCGCCTGGAGTCCCTGGGCATTTTCTTGCTCGCCTCTCTGCTGTTTACCCTGGGGATCTGGGATCAGCAGCCTCAGGGTTTTGACGGGCGCTGGGCGTTGTTCCTGCAGGAAATTTTTCGCCACGGCGCGAGTTTTTTCCCGACCACCTACGGTCAGCCCTACGCGGACTATCCCGGCACCGCGACCTTCTTCAGTTTTGTGTTTGCCCGGCTGTTTGGTGCGCCCAACCACCTGGCAAATATCCTGCCCACCGCCCTCGCGTCTGCCGGCACCGTTGCCCTGATCTATCGCCTGCTGGTGCCGTCGAGCCGGCAATGGGCGCTGCTCACGGTGCTGCTGACGTTGCTCACTGCGCAGTTGCTCGATAAGTCGCGTTCGGTGTGCCTGGATCAGATGGTGTCGCTGCTCTGTGTCGGCAGTTTCTACCTGTTGCACACGGGTGAGCGCTTGGGATCGCGCTGGCGCCAACTCGCCGTGTTCCCGCTGTTCGTCCTCGGCTTTGCGATTCGCGGGCCGCTGGGGTTGATCGAAGTCTGTGGCGTGGTGTGCGTGTACTGGGCGTTGAGCCGCCCCGGGCAGCGGGTCAGGCAGGTGCTGATCCATGGTGTGGTTGGCGTGCTGCTGTTGGCGGCGTGCTGGTGGCTGTTGGTGAAGCTGGCGCGGATCAGCGGTGGCGATGCCTTTGCCGACGAAGTGTTCAAGATGCAGGTCGGCGGGCGCCTCGATGAAAGTGGCGAGCCGTTCTACTTCTACTTCCAGTTGAGTGTGTACCGCTACTTCCCGGTGGTGCCGCTGGCGCTGGCAACGTTGATCGCGCTGCGCCATCGCTGGTCTGAACGGTTTGTGAATGACGACGTGCAGATGGTGGTGCGCCTGGGCGCCTGCGGCTTGATGATCCTGCTCGGGCTATCGGTGCCGCACTTCAAGCGCGCTTATTACATCCTGCCCATGGTGCCGATGTTTGCCGCTGTCGCCGCCTATGGGCTGCTCCAGGCGCAAGGCTGGCTCGTTGGCGTGCGCAGGTGTTACGAATGGCTTGTCGTGGCGCTACCGGCGTTGTGCGTGGTTGTAGTCTTTGTCTGTCGGCATGGGTGGCAGAAGCACGGTTATTGGCCGGACGTTTCGTTGCCGCTGCTGATAGGCGCGCTGCTGGTCCTGCAAGTGGCGGCAGTGATCGCCTGGCGTCGTCTGGTGGGGCTCAGCGCGATCGCATTGGCGGCGCAATGGCTGTTGCTGGTGGCCGTGATCGGTCCGGCCAAGGATCTGCAATTCGACACCCGCACCTTTGTTGGCGAGGTGGAAGCGCTACGGGTGAAGCAGCCGGGGCCGTTGGTGTTTGTCAATCTCGGCCGGGATACCTGGGCGGTGCGCTACATGATGAACCTGGATCATGATGAGCAGCCGTTGTTTGTCGCGGGGAGCGAGGTCGAGCGGTTGGCTACGTTGCCAAAGCCGGCATGGGTGATCGTGGCACGCAAGGAAACCAAGCTGCTGGCGGGGACGCCGCTGGAACATCAGGCGCCGGTGTACAGCGGGCGGTTGAATGACAATCCGTTGATGGTGTTTTTGCTTGAGTGA
- a CDS encoding oxidative damage protection protein has translation MTRTVMCRKYKEELPGLERPPYPGAKGQDIYEHVSANAWGDWLKHQTLLINEKRLNMMNAEDRKYLAGEMDKFFSGEDYAKADGYVPPAQ, from the coding sequence ATGACCCGCACCGTAATGTGCCGCAAGTACAAAGAAGAACTGCCAGGCCTGGAACGCCCTCCGTACCCAGGCGCCAAGGGCCAGGACATTTACGAGCATGTCTCTGCCAACGCCTGGGGCGACTGGTTGAAACACCAGACCCTGCTGATCAACGAAAAACGCCTGAACATGATGAACGCCGAAGACCGCAAGTACCTGGCAGGCGAGATGGACAAGTTCTTTTCCGGCGAGGATTACGCCAAGGCCGACGGCTACGTGCCACCTGCTCAATAA
- the mutY gene encoding A/G-specific adenine glycosylase, giving the protein MRNEQFSTAVLDWYDRHGRHDLPWQQGITPYRVWVSEIMLQQTQVSTVLNYFDRFMASLPTVEALAAAPEDEVLHLWTGLGYYTRARNLQKTAKIVVADYGGEFPRDVEKLTELPGIGLSTAGAIASLSMGLRAPILDGNVKRVLARFTAQEGYPGEPKVAKQLWATAERFTPHDRVNAYTQAMMDMGATLCTRSKPSCLLCPLEKGCEAHMLGLETRYPIPKPRKTIPQKRTLMPMLANAEGAILLYRRPSTGLWGGLWSLPELDDLQDLEHLAHQHALELGKQQELPGLVHTFSHFQLAIEPWLVRVEESAHHVAEADWLWYNLATPPRLGLAAPVKKLLKRAADVLNAGVSS; this is encoded by the coding sequence ATGAGAAACGAGCAGTTTTCAACGGCGGTGCTGGATTGGTACGACCGCCACGGTCGCCACGACCTGCCCTGGCAACAGGGCATCACGCCTTATCGGGTGTGGGTCTCGGAGATCATGCTGCAACAGACCCAGGTCAGCACCGTGCTGAATTATTTCGACCGTTTCATGGCCTCGCTGCCGACGGTCGAAGCCCTGGCCGCCGCACCGGAAGACGAGGTGCTGCATTTGTGGACCGGCCTGGGCTACTACACCCGCGCACGCAACCTGCAAAAGACCGCGAAGATTGTGGTGGCCGACTATGGCGGCGAGTTTCCCCGGGACGTGGAAAAACTCACCGAGCTGCCGGGCATCGGCCTGTCTACCGCCGGCGCAATCGCGAGCCTGAGCATGGGCCTGCGCGCACCGATCCTCGACGGCAACGTCAAGCGCGTGCTGGCACGCTTTACCGCGCAAGAGGGCTACCCGGGCGAACCCAAGGTCGCCAAGCAGCTGTGGGCCACGGCAGAGCGCTTCACACCCCATGATCGCGTCAACGCCTACACCCAGGCGATGATGGACATGGGCGCCACCCTCTGCACCCGCAGCAAACCCAGCTGCCTGCTGTGCCCGCTGGAAAAAGGCTGCGAAGCCCACATGCTCGGCCTGGAGACCCGCTACCCGATCCCCAAGCCGCGCAAGACCATCCCGCAGAAGCGCACGCTGATGCCGATGCTGGCGAACGCCGAGGGCGCGATCCTGCTTTACCGCCGCCCATCGACAGGGCTCTGGGGTGGGCTGTGGAGCTTGCCGGAACTGGACGACCTGCAAGACCTGGAACACCTCGCCCACCAGCACGCGCTCGAACTGGGCAAGCAACAGGAACTGCCGGGGCTGGTCCACACCTTCAGCCATTTCCAGCTGGCCATCGAACCCTGGCTGGTACGGGTCGAGGAATCCGCCCATCACGTGGCCGAGGCCGACTGGCTCTGGTATAACCTCGCCACCCCGCCGCGCCTGGGCCTTGCCGCCCCGGTCAAGAAACTGCTGAAGCGCGCGGCCGATGTTTTGAATGCAGGAGTGTCGTCATGA
- a CDS encoding AsmA family protein has translation MKAFGKILGLVLLGLLLIIVALGFALTHLFDPNDYKDEIRQIARDKAHIELTLNGDIGWSLFPWLGLELHEASVATLTTPTQPFADLQMLGLSVRVLPLLRREVQMSDVRVEGLNLRLNRDKQGHGNWEDIGKTVPVASTEAPATAPAPAEPAAEAKPEKPPQPIRLDIDSLTINNARVEYNDEQTGKQFSAESIQLSAGAIHDGASIPVKLTAFFGSNQPVMRVKTELNGNLRIQRALKRYQFEDMRLSGEATGEPLQGKTVTFSTQGQILVDLAANIAEWTNLKLSANQLRALGELKVNDLDKTAQLNGALSIAQFDLAKFLDSVGNPLPAMAEGSLSKVELVSRLAGTPTSVVLDDLNLKVDGSTFTGRIAVEDFAKQSLRVQLKGDTFNVDNYLPAKSEAAKGATAARQAEVQNSEAGAMAAGGTTPLPDAPTKGAWSTDKLLPVARLRALDVNADLAFGQLTLSKLPIQNAVLKATGIDGQLKLSTLSGSLYNGSFQATGNLDVRQDIPVLALQSQIRQVPVERILQAQGQTPPVKGQVTLDSNLSGRGNSQKALIDSLNGTASFVINNGVLLNANLEQQLCTGIALLNRKTLSSAPQGKDTPFQELRGNLTFRNGVASNPDLKVRIPGLTVNGNGDIDLRVLGMDYRVGILVEGDQREVPDPACQVGANFQGIEVPLRCRGPLELGAKACRLDKDGLGQVAIKAAGNKLSDKLEEKLDKVNPQLKDALKGLFKR, from the coding sequence ATGAAAGCGTTCGGCAAAATCCTGGGTCTGGTACTTCTCGGGCTGTTGCTGATCATTGTGGCGCTGGGCTTTGCCCTGACCCACCTCTTCGATCCCAACGACTATAAAGACGAGATCCGCCAGATTGCCCGCGACAAGGCCCACATCGAGCTGACGCTCAATGGCGACATCGGCTGGAGCCTGTTCCCCTGGCTCGGCCTTGAGCTGCACGAAGCCAGCGTGGCGACCCTGACCACTCCGACACAACCGTTCGCCGACCTGCAAATGCTCGGCCTGTCGGTGCGCGTGCTGCCGCTGCTGCGCCGCGAAGTGCAGATGAGCGATGTGCGCGTCGAAGGCCTGAACCTGCGCCTCAACCGCGACAAGCAGGGCCACGGCAACTGGGAAGACATCGGCAAGACCGTACCGGTCGCCAGCACCGAAGCGCCTGCCACTGCGCCCGCGCCTGCCGAGCCGGCTGCCGAGGCCAAGCCGGAGAAGCCGCCGCAGCCGATCCGCCTGGACATCGACAGCCTGACCATCAACAACGCCCGCGTGGAATACAACGACGAGCAGACCGGCAAGCAATTCAGTGCTGAAAGTATCCAGCTAAGCGCCGGTGCGATTCACGATGGCGCGAGCATTCCGGTGAAGCTCACCGCATTCTTCGGCAGCAACCAGCCAGTGATGCGCGTCAAGACCGAGCTCAATGGCAACCTGCGCATCCAACGTGCGCTCAAGCGCTACCAGTTCGAAGACATGCGCCTGAGCGGCGAGGCCACCGGCGAGCCGCTGCAAGGCAAGACCGTGACGTTCTCCACCCAAGGGCAGATTTTGGTGGACTTGGCGGCGAACATCGCCGAATGGACCAACTTGAAACTGTCGGCCAACCAATTGCGCGCCCTGGGCGAGCTGAAGGTCAACGACCTGGACAAGACAGCCCAACTGAACGGCGCCCTGTCCATCGCCCAATTTGACCTGGCCAAGTTTCTCGACAGCGTGGGCAACCCATTGCCAGCGATGGCCGAGGGCAGCCTGAGCAAGGTCGAGCTGGTCAGCCGCCTGGCGGGTACGCCCACCAGCGTGGTCCTCGACGACCTGAACCTGAAGGTCGATGGCAGCACCTTCACCGGGCGCATTGCCGTGGAAGACTTCGCCAAGCAATCGCTGCGGGTCCAGCTCAAGGGCGATACGTTCAACGTCGACAATTACCTGCCGGCCAAGTCCGAAGCCGCCAAAGGCGCAACCGCCGCACGCCAGGCCGAAGTGCAGAACAGCGAAGCCGGGGCCATGGCCGCCGGTGGTACCACGCCGCTGCCGGACGCACCCACCAAAGGCGCCTGGAGTACCGACAAGCTGCTGCCCGTGGCACGCCTGCGCGCGCTGGACGTGAATGCCGACCTGGCCTTCGGCCAATTGACCTTGAGCAAGCTGCCGATCCAGAACGCGGTGCTCAAAGCCACCGGCATCGACGGCCAACTCAAGCTCAGCACCCTGAGCGGCAGCCTCTACAACGGCTCCTTCCAGGCAACCGGCAACCTTGACGTGCGCCAGGATATTCCTGTGTTGGCGCTGCAAAGCCAGATCAGGCAAGTGCCGGTCGAGCGCATCCTGCAAGCCCAGGGGCAAACGCCGCCGGTGAAGGGCCAGGTCACCCTCGACAGCAACCTCAGCGGCCGCGGCAACAGCCAGAAAGCCCTGATCGACAGCCTCAACGGCACCGCCAGCTTTGTGATCAACAACGGCGTGCTGCTCAACGCCAACCTCGAACAACAGCTGTGCACCGGCATCGCCCTGCTCAACCGCAAGACCCTGAGCAGCGCACCGCAAGGCAAGGACACGCCGTTCCAGGAACTGCGTGGCAACCTGACCTTCCGTAACGGCGTCGCCAGCAACCCGGACCTGAAAGTGCGCATCCCGGGCCTGACGGTCAACGGCAACGGTGACATCGACCTGCGCGTGCTGGGCATGGACTACCGCGTGGGCATCCTCGTCGAAGGCGACCAGCGCGAAGTACCGGACCCGGCCTGCCAGGTGGGCGCCAACTTCCAGGGGATCGAAGTGCCGCTGCGCTGCCGTGGCCCGCTGGAACTCGGCGCCAAGGCTTGCCGCCTGGACAAGGACGGCCTCGGCCAGGTCGCTATCAAGGCCGCCGGCAACAAGCTCAGCGACAAACTTGAAGAGAAGCTCGACAAGGTCAACCCGCAGCTCAAAGACGCGCTCAAAGGTCTGTTCAAACGATGA
- a CDS encoding OFA family MFS transporter: MSTSTAAALTAAQPAFLSKERIIAKPGFNRWLVPPAALAIHLCIGMAYGFSVFWLPLSKALGITKPLACAPDMSFIAQVFSSQCDWPISMLGWIYTLFFIFLGCSAAIWGGWLEHAGPRKAGVVSALCWCGGLLISALGIYTHQIWLMWIGSGVIGGIGLGLGYISPVSTLIKWFPDKRGMATGMAIMGFGGGAMVGAPLAAALMGHFATPDSVGVWQSFLVMAAIYFVFMIGGALSYRVPPTGWKPEGWTAPAKKASNAMITHRHVHVNVAWKTPQFRLVWLVLCLNVSAGIGILGMASPLLQEVFGGKLLGVDVPFGQLDAGQLASIAAIAAGFTGLLSLFNIGGRFFWASFSDYLGRKNTYFVFFALGFALYALIPNLGHLGNVALFVAAFCIILSMYGGGFATVPAYLADLFGTQMVGAIHGRLLTAWAAAGVLGPVLVNYLREYQLSIGVERAAAYDITLYILAGLLVLGFVCNMLVRPVADKYFMTDAELAAEQALGHDKGADATTSLEWKAAPGTVPLAIAAWLVVGIPLAWGVWVTLQKTAVLFH; encoded by the coding sequence ATGAGCACAAGCACTGCGGCAGCTTTAACTGCCGCACAGCCTGCGTTCCTGTCCAAGGAGCGCATCATCGCCAAGCCGGGCTTCAACCGCTGGCTGGTCCCGCCGGCCGCGCTGGCTATCCACCTGTGCATCGGCATGGCCTACGGTTTTTCGGTGTTCTGGCTGCCGTTGTCGAAGGCGCTGGGGATCACCAAGCCGTTGGCCTGCGCGCCGGACATGAGCTTTATCGCACAAGTCTTCTCGTCCCAATGCGACTGGCCCATTTCCATGCTGGGCTGGATCTACACCCTGTTCTTCATTTTCCTGGGCTGCTCGGCAGCGATCTGGGGCGGCTGGCTGGAACATGCCGGGCCTCGCAAGGCCGGTGTCGTATCGGCGCTGTGCTGGTGTGGCGGCCTGCTGATCTCGGCGTTGGGTATCTACACCCACCAGATCTGGCTAATGTGGATCGGTTCCGGCGTGATTGGCGGCATTGGCCTGGGCCTGGGCTACATCTCGCCCGTGTCGACCCTGATCAAGTGGTTCCCGGACAAGCGCGGCATGGCGACCGGCATGGCGATCATGGGCTTCGGCGGCGGCGCGATGGTGGGCGCCCCGTTGGCGGCAGCCTTGATGGGCCACTTCGCCACGCCCGACAGCGTGGGGGTATGGCAGAGCTTCCTGGTGATGGCCGCGATCTATTTCGTGTTCATGATCGGCGGTGCCTTGTCCTACCGCGTACCGCCGACCGGCTGGAAGCCTGAGGGCTGGACCGCGCCGGCGAAAAAAGCCAGCAATGCGATGATCACCCACCGTCACGTGCACGTGAATGTGGCGTGGAAGACCCCGCAATTCCGTCTGGTGTGGCTGGTGCTGTGCCTGAACGTGTCTGCTGGTATCGGTATCCTTGGCATGGCTTCGCCACTGCTGCAGGAAGTGTTCGGCGGCAAATTGCTGGGCGTGGATGTGCCGTTCGGCCAGCTGGATGCGGGTCAACTGGCGTCCATCGCCGCCATCGCGGCGGGCTTCACCGGGCTGCTGAGCTTGTTCAACATCGGTGGCCGGTTCTTCTGGGCGTCGTTCTCCGACTACCTGGGCCGTAAAAATACCTACTTCGTGTTTTTCGCCCTGGGCTTTGCCCTGTACGCGCTGATCCCGAACCTGGGGCACCTGGGCAACGTGGCGCTGTTTGTGGCGGCGTTCTGCATCATCCTGTCGATGTACGGCGGTGGCTTTGCGACGGTTCCGGCTTACCTGGCCGACTTGTTCGGTACGCAGATGGTCGGCGCGATCCACGGTCGCCTGCTGACCGCATGGGCTGCGGCGGGCGTATTGGGCCCGGTGCTGGTGAACTACCTGCGTGAATATCAACTGAGCATCGGCGTTGAACGTGCCGCGGCCTACGACATCACCTTGTATATCCTCGCTGGCCTGCTGGTGCTGGGGTTCGTCTGCAACATGCTGGTCCGCCCGGTGGCGGACAAGTACTTCATGACCGATGCCGAACTGGCGGCCGAGCAGGCGCTGGGGCATGACAAAGGTGCGGACGCCACCACTTCCCTGGAGTGGAAAGCGGCGCCCGGCACCGTGCCATTGGCGATTGCCGCGTGGCTGGTGGTCGGTATTCCGTTGGCGTGGGGTGTGTGGGTGACCCTGCAGAAGACGGCGGTACTGTTCCACTAA
- the hisB gene encoding imidazoleglycerol-phosphate dehydratase HisB — MAERKASVERDTLETQIKASINLDGTGKARFDIGVPFLEHMLDQIARHGLIDLDIVSKGDLHIDDHHTVEDVGITLGQAFAKAIGDKKGIRRYGHAYVPLDEALSRVVIDFSGRPGLQMHVPYTRATVGGFDVDLFQEFFQGFVNHALVSLHIDNLRGTNTHHQIETVFKAFGRALRMAVELDDRMAGQMPSTKGVL, encoded by the coding sequence ATGGCCGAACGTAAGGCGTCCGTCGAGCGCGACACTCTGGAAACCCAGATCAAAGCCTCGATCAACCTGGATGGCACCGGAAAGGCCCGATTTGATATCGGTGTACCTTTTCTTGAGCACATGCTGGACCAGATCGCCCGTCACGGGCTGATCGACCTGGATATCGTCAGTAAGGGCGACCTGCACATCGACGACCACCACACGGTGGAAGACGTTGGCATCACCCTCGGCCAGGCATTTGCCAAGGCCATCGGCGACAAGAAAGGCATCCGTCGCTACGGCCACGCCTATGTCCCGCTGGACGAAGCGCTGTCGCGTGTGGTCATCGACTTCTCCGGCCGCCCAGGCCTGCAGATGCACGTGCCCTACACCCGCGCCACCGTGGGCGGTTTTGACGTCGACCTGTTCCAGGAATTCTTCCAGGGTTTCGTCAACCACGCACTTGTCAGCCTGCACATCGACAACCTGCGCGGCACCAACACCCACCACCAGATCGAAACCGTGTTCAAGGCTTTCGGCCGCGCCCTGCGCATGGCCGTGGAGCTGGATGATCGCATGGCCGGGCAAATGCCCTCGACCAAGGGCGTCCTGTAA
- the hisH gene encoding imidazole glycerol phosphate synthase subunit HisH translates to MQTVAVIDYGMGNLHSVAKALEHVGAGKVLITSDADVIREADRVVFPGVGAIRDCMAEIRRLGFDSLVREVSQDRPFLGICVGMQALLDRSEENDGVDCIGLFPGQVKFFGKDLHEDGAHLKVPHMGWNEVSQTVDHPLWHDIPDLARFYFVHSYYIAAGNPGQVVGGGHYGVDFAAALAEGSRFAVQFHPEKSHTHGLQLLQNFATWNGSW, encoded by the coding sequence ATGCAGACGGTCGCGGTTATCGATTACGGCATGGGTAACCTGCACTCGGTGGCCAAGGCCCTCGAACACGTAGGTGCCGGCAAGGTGCTGATCACCAGCGATGCAGACGTGATTCGCGAAGCCGACCGGGTGGTATTCCCCGGCGTTGGCGCGATTCGCGATTGCATGGCCGAGATCCGCCGCCTGGGCTTCGACAGCCTGGTGCGTGAAGTCAGCCAGGACCGTCCGTTCCTCGGCATCTGTGTGGGCATGCAAGCCTTGCTCGATCGCAGTGAAGAGAACGATGGCGTCGACTGCATCGGGCTGTTCCCGGGCCAGGTGAAGTTCTTCGGCAAGGACCTGCATGAAGACGGCGCACACCTCAAAGTGCCGCACATGGGCTGGAACGAGGTCAGCCAGACCGTCGACCACCCGCTGTGGCACGACATCCCGGACCTGGCGCGTTTCTACTTCGTGCACAGCTACTACATCGCCGCCGGTAACCCGGGCCAGGTGGTGGGTGGCGGGCACTACGGCGTCGACTTCGCCGCCGCGCTGGCCGAAGGTTCGCGCTTTGCCGTGCAGTTCCACCCGGAGAAAAGCCATACCCATGGCCTGCAATTGCTGCAGAACTTCGCCACCTGGAACGGAAGCTGGTAA
- a CDS encoding DUF2164 domain-containing protein yields the protein MAKKPKLPLLNLTPEQESEATLKIKRFMEDRFELKLGSFEVAEILELFTTEVAPHYYNRAIFDAQTLLKERFESIESDLWSLEKP from the coding sequence ATGGCCAAGAAGCCGAAGTTGCCGCTCTTGAACCTCACGCCCGAACAGGAGAGTGAGGCTACCCTCAAGATCAAGCGGTTCATGGAAGATCGCTTCGAGCTGAAGCTGGGTTCGTTCGAGGTCGCCGAGATCCTCGAACTGTTCACCACCGAAGTTGCTCCGCACTATTACAACAGGGCGATTTTCGACGCACAGACGCTGCTCAAAGAGCGCTTCGAAAGCATCGAAAGCGACCTGTGGTCGCTTGAGAAACCCTGA
- the hisA gene encoding 1-(5-phosphoribosyl)-5-[(5-phosphoribosylamino)methylideneamino]imidazole-4-carboxamide isomerase, producing the protein MLIIPAIDLKDGACVRLRQGRMEDSTVFSDDPVSMAAKWVEGGCRRLHLVDLNGAFEGQPVNGEVVTAIAKRYPNLPIQIGGGIRSLETIEHYVKAGVSYVIIGTKAVKDPAFVAEACRAFPGKVIVGLDAKDGFVATDGWAEISTVQVIDLAKQFEADGVSAIVYTDIAKDGMMQGCNVPFTAALAAATRIPVIASGGIHNLGDIKSLLDAKAPGIIGAITGRAIYEGTLDVAEAQAYCDAYNG; encoded by the coding sequence ATGCTGATTATCCCCGCTATCGATCTCAAGGACGGCGCCTGCGTACGTCTGCGCCAAGGCCGCATGGAAGACTCCACCGTGTTCTCCGATGATCCGGTGAGCATGGCTGCCAAATGGGTGGAAGGGGGCTGCCGTCGTCTGCATCTGGTGGACCTGAACGGCGCCTTCGAAGGCCAGCCGGTCAACGGTGAAGTGGTCACGGCGATCGCCAAGCGCTACCCGAACCTGCCGATCCAGATCGGTGGCGGTATCCGTTCCCTGGAAACCATCGAGCACTACGTCAAGGCCGGCGTGAGCTACGTGATCATCGGCACCAAGGCCGTCAAAGACCCGGCCTTCGTCGCCGAAGCCTGCCGCGCGTTCCCGGGCAAAGTGATCGTGGGCCTGGACGCCAAGGACGGTTTCGTCGCCACCGACGGCTGGGCTGAAATCAGCACGGTGCAGGTGATCGACCTGGCCAAGCAGTTCGAAGCCGACGGCGTTTCTGCCATCGTTTATACCGACATCGCCAAAGACGGCATGATGCAGGGCTGCAACGTGCCGTTCACTGCGGCGCTGGCTGCGGCGACCAGAATCCCGGTGATCGCTTCGGGCGGCATTCACAACCTGGGTGACATCAAGTCGCTGCTGGACGCCAAGGCGCCCGGCATCATCGGCGCCATCACCGGCCGCGCGATTTATGAAGGTACCCTGGACGTCGCCGAAGCCCAGGCTTACTGCGACGCCTATAACGGCTGA